CTATCAGGAATTCAGGTCTCTGGCGCAGGTGTCAGCCTTCAGCCTGGCCGCCGTTCTGGCGAGCCTCGCGCTGGTGACGCTGGTCGTCAAATCGTGGCTCGAATGGCGCTATGGCGACCAGCTCGCGGCAACCGGAAGGGGGCATTGAGGCAATGGAACTCTCAATCAGGAACGTCCGCAAGGAGTTCGACCGGTTTCCGGCGCTGCACGACGTGTCCCTCGACATCCGCTCGGGCGAGCTGATCGCGCTGCTCGGACCGTCCGGCTCGGGAAAGACGACGCTGCTCAGGCTGATCGCCGGGCTCGACTTCCCGACCGGGGGCAACATCCTCTTCGGTGACGAGGACGCCTCGTTCAAGTCGGTGCAGGAGCGCAATGTCGGCTTCGTGTTCCAGCATTATGCTCTGTTCCGCCACATGACGGTGGCCGACAATATCGGCTTCGGCCTCAAAGTCAGGCCGGGTGCGGCACGCCCGGCGACGTCGGAAATCCGCCGCCGCGCGAGCGAACTGCTCGATCTCGTGCAATTGTCGGGTCTCGAGAAACGCTATCCGAGCCAGCTCTCGGGCGGGCAGAGGCAGCGCGTGGCGCTGGCGCGCGCGCTGGCCATCGAGCCGAAGGTGCTTCTGCTCGACGAGCCGTTCGGCGCGCTGGATGCGCAGGTGCGCCGCGAGCTGCGCCGCTGGCTGCGCGAGATTCACGACGCGACCGGCCACACCACCGTCTTCGTCACGCACGACCAGGAGGAGGCGCTGGAACTCGCCGACCGAGTGGTGGTGATGAGCCAGGGCAGGATCGAGCAGGTCGGTTCGGCCGACGACGTCTACGACCGGCCGAACTCGCCCTTCGTCTACGGCTTCATCGGCGATTCCAGCGCTCTGCCGGTGCGCATCGAGGCCGGTGAGGTCTGGCTGGATGACCGCACGGTGGGACTGACGGCGAAGGATGTGCCCGACGGCGAGGCGACGCTCTATTTCCGCCCGCACGACATAGACCTGCTCGACGGCTGCGGCGGCTGCATCGCCGGCACGCTGGCCGCCAGCCGTCGCGTCGCGGGAACGCGGCGCGTCGAGCTGGAGATCGGCGGCCGCGCCGAGCGGGTTGAGATCGAGATCCCGCTCGACCACCCTGCCGCCTCGAAGAGTCGGATCGCCTTCCGGCCCCGCAAATGGGCGGTCTATCCGAAAAGGGGATAAGCGCTATCGGGTAGGTGCGCTCCACGAGGAGTAGTTATCCGTTGCCCCTCCCAAAAAAGGGAGGGGCACGCGCACAATGCCTTTAAGATCCTCAGCTTCCCGTGACGGCGCCGGCAATGGTGCGGATGTTGTGGCGCATCAGGTCGACATAGGTCGTGGCCGGCCCGTCGGCGGGGGAGAGCGCGTCGGAATAGAGTGCGCCGCCCACCTTCAGGCCGGTCTCCTTGGCGATCTGCTCGATCAGGCGCGGATTGGTGACGTTCTCCACGAACACCGCAGCCGCCTTGTCCTCCCTCACCTGGTCGATCAGCTTGGCGACGTCGGCGGCGGAGGCTTCCGCCTCCGTCGAGACGCCTTCCGGCGCGAGGAAGGTGATGCCGTATTCCTTGGCGAAGTAGCCGAAGGCGTCGTGCGAGGTGATGATCGTGCGCTTCTCGGCCGGGACCGCGGCCACGTCGGCCCTGACTTCCGCGTCGAGCGCCTTCAACGTCTCGGTGTAGGCGGCGGCGTTCGCTTTGTAGCTGTCGCAGCCGGCTGCATCCGCCGCGCAGAAAGCGTCGGCGATGTTCGCGACGTAGATAATCGCGTTGGGGATAGATTGGAAGGCGTGCGGATCGAAGGCGCCGTGGTCGTGGCCCTCGTGCCCGGCCTCGGCGTGTTCCTCGCCCTCGTGCCCTTCCTCGTTTTCGGCATGCTTGTGGTCGTCGTGACCCGCTTCCGCGTGGCCGTGCTCGTCCTCGGCGGCCGGGATCGGCGTCACGCCCTTGGTGAGTTCGACGACGGGCGCCTTTGTGCCGCTCGCCTCGACCAGGCGGTCGATGAAGCCCTCGAACTTGAGGCCGTTGGAGAGCACGACGTCGGCTTCGCCGATGCGTGCGGCGTCCTGCGGCTTCGGCTCGTAGACATGCGCGTCGCCGTTCGGCCCGACGAGGACCGACAGGTCGATCCGGTCGCCTCCGACCTGCTTCGCCATATCGCCGATGATCGAGAAGGTGGCGACGACCTTCAGCGGCTCCGCCAGCGCGGCGGCGGGCAGCGCGGTGAGCGCGGTCGCGGCCAGAAGGATCGGGGCGAGGTATTTTCTCATGGTTTGGTCTCTTATGCAGTGCGGTGACGATGAACGCGCACGCGCCCCCTGAAGGCGCCGCGCGGGGCGGCAAGGATCGACGCGGCGTAAATCACGCCGGCCGACAGGATGATGGCCGGGCCGGACGGCAGCTCGGCGTGGTAGGAAAGGAGCAGCCCGGCGACCGACGAGGCGACACCGATCAGGATCGCCACCGCCACCATCGGGCCGATGTGTGTGGTCCAGAAGCGGGCGGCGGCTGCCGGCAGCATCATCAGGCCGACCGCGAGCAGTGTGCCGAGAGCCTGGAAGCCGCCGACGAGGTTGAGCACCACCAGCGCCAGGAAGATGAAGTGCGTCGGCGTGCCGAGCCGGCTGACGGAGCGCAGGAAGAGGGGGTCCAGGCACTCCGCCACCAGCGCGCGCCAGAACACCGTCACCGTCACGGCGGTGACGAGGCACACCGAGGCGATCAGCCACAGCGCGTCGTCGGTCAGCGCCAGAACCGTGCCGAACAGCACGTGCATCAGATCGACCGAGGAGCCGCGCATCGAGACCAAAAGCACGCCGAGAGCGAGCGAGATCAGGTAGAAGGCCGCCATCGAGGCGTCTTCGCGCTGGACGGTGAGCCGCGACACGGCGCCCGCGCCCAGCGCCACGATCATGCCGGCGATCAGCCCGCCGATCGTCATCGGCACGATCTCAAGTCCATAGAGCAGGAAACCGACGGCCGCGCCGGGCAAAATCGCATGCGCCATCGCGTCGCCCGTCAGGCTCATGCGCCTGAGCATCAGGAACACGCCGACCGGGCAGGACGACAAAGACAAAAGCACCGAACCAAGAAGCGCGCGCTGCATGAAGGCGTAGCTGGCGAAGGGGCCAACCAGGAAGTCGTAGGCCGCGTTCATGCCGCCCTCGGGCCGTGATGGTGGTCGTGACCATGATGCGAATGATCGTGGCCGTCGTGAGCATGGTCGTGCTCCGGCTCGCACCAGGGCGCATCCTCGCTCCAGGCTTTGGTGAAGCGGCGCGCCTTGAGCAGGTTCTCCGGCTTCAGCACCTCCGCCGTCGCGCCCCAGGCGACCGGCTGGCGGGCAAGCAGCAGCGTCTGCGGGAAATGCTCCCGCACCAGGTCCATGTCGTGGCTCACCACGATGATGGTGCGCTTCTCGCCGTGCCAGCGGCCGATCAGCGCGACGAGGTCGGCGACGGTGCGCGCGTCGATCGCATTGAACGGCTCGTCGAGCAGGATGAGGTCGGCGTCCTGCACCAGGACGCGGGCGAAAAGGGTGCGTTGAAGCTGACCGCCGGACAAGGTGTCGATCTGCCGCGCCTCGAAGCCTTCGAGCCCAACCGCCGAGAGCGCCCGGGCCACCGTCGCACGGTCCTCGCCAGTGATGCGCCCCAGCAGTCCGCGCTTCGGCCACAGGCCGAGAGAGACGAGGTCGATGACGCGGGCCGGGAAGCCGCGGTCGATCTCCGACTGCTGCGGCAGATAGGCGACACGCAGCGACGGATCGCGCTGGCACTCGCCGGACATCGGGCTCAGCATGCCGACGATCCCCTTGAGAAGCGTCGACTTGCCGGAACCATTGGCGCCTACGACCGCCGTCAGCGTGCCGCGCGCGATCGTGCCACTCAGGTGATGCACGGCCGGATGGCTGTCGTAGCCAAGCGTCAGGTCGCGGAACGTAAGGCAGGGAACGGTCATCGTCTCTCCGCTTGCGGCATGCGCCACGAGAGGCGACCTAATTATGTTATGTTATTACATCCGTCAATCATAAAAGACCGCTCTGGTGTCGCACCCGTCGCAGGCGCGGCGCCAGGATCCGCCGCGTGATTGACGCACGTCAAAGACCGGCCGCCGAAAGACTGTCACTCGACGCCATACTCTTCGCAGCGAGGCAAGCGTGGCCAAAGTTACCCCCTCCGACGGATCGGCCACCTTGCAGGTGGCCAATGACGGCGCGCCGACGCCTTCGCTGCGCGACATCCTAGGCGATGCGGCGCCCAAGCCGTCGCGCCTGGGGAAAGGGACATGGCGCTGGCTGCTGATCGGCGCAGCGCTCGTCGCCGCCGGCTATCTCGCCTGGGCCTATTTCGCGCAGGGCAGCGGCTACGTCTATACGACGCAGAAGGTCGCCAAGGGCGATCTCACCGTGATCGTCACGGCGACGGGCACCGTGCAGCCGATCACCCAGGTCGATGTCTCGAGCGCCATATCCGGCATCGTCCGCAAGGTGAACGTCGACTACAACAGCGTCGTCTATCGCGGCGACGTGCTGGCCGAACTCGATGCCGACACGCTCCAGGCCGGCGTCGCCAGTGCGCGCGCCCACCTGGTTGTCGCCAACGCCAACGTCGCCAAGGCCAAGGCGACGGCCGACGCGTCGATTGCCACCTACGAGCGCCAGTCGGCGCTGTTCAACCGCGGCGTCATGTCGGCGCAGACGCTCGAGGACACGCGTCTCACGATGGATGCCGCCGCCGCCGCGCTCAAGGCCGCCGAGGCGGAGGTGCTCGTCACCGATGCCGATCTGAAGCTGGCCGAGACCAATCTCTCCAAGACGCTCATCACCTCGCCGATCGACGGCGTCGTGTTGACGCGCGACGTCAACGAAGGCTCGACGATCGCCGCCTCGCTCTCCGCGCCGGTGCTGTTCTCCATCGCCGGCGACCTGAAGCGCATGGAGGTACAGGTCGACGTGGACGAGGCCGACATCGGCAACGTCGCCGTCGGCCAGTCCGGCACCTTCACGGTGGACGCCTATCCCGATCGGGCGTTTCCGGCCGAAATCACCGAGATTCGCTTCGTCTCCGAGACGATCAACAATGTGGTGACCTACAAGGCCCTGCTCGCGGTGGACAATGCCG
The Mesorhizobium australicum genome window above contains:
- a CDS encoding sulfate/molybdate ABC transporter ATP-binding protein produces the protein MELSIRNVRKEFDRFPALHDVSLDIRSGELIALLGPSGSGKTTLLRLIAGLDFPTGGNILFGDEDASFKSVQERNVGFVFQHYALFRHMTVADNIGFGLKVRPGAARPATSEIRRRASELLDLVQLSGLEKRYPSQLSGGQRQRVALARALAIEPKVLLLDEPFGALDAQVRRELRRWLREIHDATGHTTVFVTHDQEEALELADRVVVMSQGRIEQVGSADDVYDRPNSPFVYGFIGDSSALPVRIEAGEVWLDDRTVGLTAKDVPDGEATLYFRPHDIDLLDGCGGCIAGTLAASRRVAGTRRVELEIGGRAERVEIEIPLDHPAASKSRIAFRPRKWAVYPKRG
- the aztC gene encoding zinc ABC transporter substrate-binding protein AztC translates to MRKYLAPILLAATALTALPAAALAEPLKVVATFSIIGDMAKQVGGDRIDLSVLVGPNGDAHVYEPKPQDAARIGEADVVLSNGLKFEGFIDRLVEASGTKAPVVELTKGVTPIPAAEDEHGHAEAGHDDHKHAENEEGHEGEEHAEAGHEGHDHGAFDPHAFQSIPNAIIYVANIADAFCAADAAGCDSYKANAAAYTETLKALDAEVRADVAAVPAEKRTIITSHDAFGYFAKEYGITFLAPEGVSTEAEASAADVAKLIDQVREDKAAAVFVENVTNPRLIEQIAKETGLKVGGALYSDALSPADGPATTYVDLMRHNIRTIAGAVTGS
- the aztB gene encoding zinc ABC transporter permease AztB codes for the protein MNAAYDFLVGPFASYAFMQRALLGSVLLSLSSCPVGVFLMLRRMSLTGDAMAHAILPGAAVGFLLYGLEIVPMTIGGLIAGMIVALGAGAVSRLTVQREDASMAAFYLISLALGVLLVSMRGSSVDLMHVLFGTVLALTDDALWLIASVCLVTAVTVTVFWRALVAECLDPLFLRSVSRLGTPTHFIFLALVVLNLVGGFQALGTLLAVGLMMLPAAAARFWTTHIGPMVAVAILIGVASSVAGLLLSYHAELPSGPAIILSAGVIYAASILAAPRGAFRGRVRVHRHRTA
- the aztA gene encoding zinc ABC transporter ATP-binding protein AztA — encoded protein: MTVPCLTFRDLTLGYDSHPAVHHLSGTIARGTLTAVVGANGSGKSTLLKGIVGMLSPMSGECQRDPSLRVAYLPQQSEIDRGFPARVIDLVSLGLWPKRGLLGRITGEDRATVARALSAVGLEGFEARQIDTLSGGQLQRTLFARVLVQDADLILLDEPFNAIDARTVADLVALIGRWHGEKRTIIVVSHDMDLVREHFPQTLLLARQPVAWGATAEVLKPENLLKARRFTKAWSEDAPWCEPEHDHAHDGHDHSHHGHDHHHGPRAA
- a CDS encoding efflux RND transporter periplasmic adaptor subunit, whose protein sequence is MQVANDGAPTPSLRDILGDAAPKPSRLGKGTWRWLLIGAALVAAGYLAWAYFAQGSGYVYTTQKVAKGDLTVIVTATGTVQPITQVDVSSAISGIVRKVNVDYNSVVYRGDVLAELDADTLQAGVASARAHLVVANANVAKAKATADASIATYERQSALFNRGVMSAQTLEDTRLTMDAAAAALKAAEAEVLVTDADLKLAETNLSKTLITSPIDGVVLTRDVNEGSTIAASLSAPVLFSIAGDLKRMEVQVDVDEADIGNVAVGQSGTFTVDAYPDRAFPAEITEIRFVSETINNVVTYKALLAVDNAELLLRPGMTATADIVVNTVRAALLVPNAALRYTPPVEESSGGGLFSMFRPPHMGAVTTADLRGGARTLWVMRDKAPVEVTVVTGATDGQSTEVKSGDLAEGDAVILDAAAAN